Proteins from a genomic interval of Quercus lobata isolate SW786 chromosome 11, ValleyOak3.0 Primary Assembly, whole genome shotgun sequence:
- the LOC115968735 gene encoding protein transport protein SEC13 homolog B, with translation MPSQKIETGHQDVVHDVAMDYYGKRVATASSDHSIKITGVSNTASQQLATLTGHQGPVWQVAWAHPKFGSLLASCSYDGQVIIWKEGNPNEWTQAHVFNDHKSSVNSVAWAPHELGLCLACGSSDGNISVFTARPDGGWDTSRIDQAHPVGVTSVSWAPSTAPGALVGSGLLDPVQKLCSGGCDNTVKVWKLYNGTWKMDCFPALQMHTDWVRDVAWAPNLGLPKSTIASASQDGKVIIWTVAKEGDQWEGKVLNDFKTPVWRVSWSLTGNILAVADGNNSVTLWKEAVDGEWQQVTTVEP, from the coding sequence ATGCCTTCGCAAAAGATTGAAACTGGTCACCAAGATGTGGTCCATGATGTAGCCATGGATTACTATGGTAAGCGTGTTGCCACAGCCTCATCAGACCACTCCATTAAGATAACTGGGGTGAGCAATACGGCCTCTCAGCAGCTTGCAACGTTAACTGGTCACCAAGGACCTGTTTGGCAGGTGGCATGGGCTCACCCAAAATTCGGGTCTTTACTtgcttcatgttcttatgatgGGCAAGTGATAATATGGAAGGAGGGTAATCCGAATGAGTGGACTCAAGCCCATGTCTTCAATGACCACAAGTCATCTGTCAATTCTGTTGCTTGGGCTCCTCATGAATTGGGACTTTGTTTGGCATGTGGTTCCTCTGATGGGAATATCTCAGTTTTCACTGCAAGACCGGATGGTGGTTGGGACACCTCAAGGATTGACCAGGCTCACCCAGTTGGTGTGACATCTGTTTCATGGGCTCCCTCAACAGCTCCCGGGGCTCTTGTTGGTTCTGGCTTGCTTGATCCTGTTCAGAAGCTCTGCTCGGGTGGTTGTGATAATACTGTGAAGGTGTGGAAGCTCTATAATGGGACATGGAAGATGGATTGCTTTCCAGCTCTTCAGATGCATACAGATTGGGTTCGTGATGTTGCCTGGGCACCTAACTTGGGACTTCCGAAATCTACAATTGCAAGTGCCTCACAGGATGGCAAAGTCATCATATGGACTGTGGCCAAGGAGGGGGATCAATGGGAAGGCAAGGTTCTGAATGATTTCAAGACTCCTGTTTGGAGGGTCTCCTGGTCACTAACAGGAAACATATTGGCTGTGGCTGATGGAAACAACAGTGTGACATTGTGGAAGGAAGCAGTAGATGGGGAGTGGCAACAGGTGACTACAGTTGAGCcttag